Sequence from the Ictalurus punctatus breed USDA103 chromosome 10, Coco_2.0, whole genome shotgun sequence genome:
gatgaggcgtgctgctgcatcctgaatcatttgaaggggtttgatggagctggctgggaggcctgagagtagtgcGTTACAGTAGTCCAGCTTTGAGATAACAAGaacctggactagtagctgtgtagcctgctCAGTGAGAAATAGTTATTTTAAAAGAtctgaataaaattaaaatctttACTTACAGCACCTGcatcgtttcattttgttgtaaTTACATAGAAAGTTGAGACAACCTACTCTGAACACAAATTGGAAATAATATCCCATATTAAGTGCTAGAAGAAAATTCTCTTCATCAGTTCATCTTAAAAGCATTTCTTAAATTCTCATGGACACTCGACCATAACACTCGTGTGTATTTTGAACAacctattccagatttagtctttTTGCCCTTTTGCgattataataatctccactcttctgtaaaggctttccactagatttttggagcgtggctgtggggatgcgTGTTCATTCAGTGatgagagcattagtgaggttgggcacTAATGTCGGGTGAGGagatctggggtgcagtcggcgttccagttcatcccaaaggtgttcagtgtggttgcggtcagggctctgtgcaggtcaccagagttcttccactccacccTTGGCTAACCAAACCTTCATGGactgctttgtgcacagggacactgtcatgctggaacaggtttggaccccTTAGTTcaagtgaaaggaaattgtaatgctacagcacacaaaggcatactgtacaattgtgtgcttctgacTTTGTAGCAAAAGTTTGGGGAGGAACatcatatgggtgtgatgtgcGACCTATTTATAGtgcatgttaataataataataataataataataataacattcacAGACCTTCTCCTCTGTGCTGCCGTCGCTCTCCGTGACCTGATAGGTGATGTCGGTCTCTTCGAAGCCCGTAGCGCTCATCCGCTGATCAGCGGCTGAGTCGGAGCGTGGCGAGTCAGGAGAGTTCAAACATGTCTGGATCAGCGCCTTACCCGTCTCACTCGTGATCATCGGCTGCAGCTTCCGTGTTGCAAATGTGTATACGTGACCCGTCTCACTCgccaccaacaacaacacctGAGTCCCGGTGAGGGTGGACAGCTCAtatgcctacacacacacacacacacacacacacacacacacacacacactatataccaACAATAATCACAATAAATACCAACTGTTAAACACTGACGTATAAACACTGAGTGATAAGGAGTGGCATGATGCTGAGAGCAGCACAGAGGTGGTTAAGAGGTGCATCGGGACTGAGAAATCTTGGGAGCAGACTTATTTAATGCTGGATTCAACTTACCTGGTAAGGGAAAACCTCAAAGCTCtgtattaaatcattaaatcaCAGGATTAAATTAACATGGGGTCCTAGAGTAATTTCCTATTTTAAAAAGGTGTGCCTCTCTGTGATTGAATTTCTGTCCGGATCAGTCATGTgggggttttatttttctcGTCCTCTTGAGAGGATTGCAGCCATAACCTAAGTGTTTCTCAACAAACTGTGACTCTGTCCTTCTGACCATGTTTATAGAGAACAGTGTCATACAGACTCAGAGAAAACATTTCAACAAGACTGAGCACCTTCATACTACTGACTGAGGAGACACCACTGTGGGaggagtctctctctcacgcataCACACCTTTACCGTCGTGTCCCTGTGTGTTTAGCCACGTTATACTAACAGACCTCAGCTCACCTTCTTCATGATGCCGGTCTTTCTTTTACTGAAAGTGGTATAACGTCTCAGTTTGTTGTCAATGAACTCCATTTTAATTTTGACTCTACCGCGGGTCTTTTTGCCCGGTTTAGCCCCCGCTACTCCTCCGACCATGGTGCGAGCTATGGCCGGGGCTGAGGCGCCGGTTTCCCGCTCTGTTCTCCGCCGCTGCCGGGCGCCTCTCTCCACGCAGCccggctcctcctcctccgccgtGTCCGAGTCTGCATCGGAGCCGCTCACACTGAGCTGATTCCCGGGCGGCAAGAGCTCCATCTATCCGCTGTCCCGCAGCTTGAACGCGGATATTCCTCAGCTAGTTTCCGCTGAAGAGCTGGAGATGAACAGCCTTCAATCCTGGGCTGTTCGGTCCATTACTTTTTCCGAGTCATTTCCGCATCCAACACCACAATAATATATCAAATGAAACCAGAACATAAACAAAGCCTGATCTTTCTCCTTGTCCCTCTCAGAGCGCTGGAGTTCAGGCCACCGAGCAGAGCTAACTAACTAATCACTTAGCATTAGCTACACTCACTTAACACCCTGTTTTATAGCGTGCACGACCGGACAAGTTACTAACACAAAAGCACGACCTAAAACAGGAAATTATATTAGACATAAAGAAATTACTCA
This genomic interval carries:
- the LOC108270922 gene encoding serum response factor isoform X2 encodes the protein MELLPPGNQLSVSGSDADSDTAEEEEPGCVERGARQRRRTERETGASAPAIARTMVGGVAGAKPGKKTRGRVKIKMEFIDNKLRRYTTFSKRKTGIMKKAYELSTLTGTQVLLLVASETGHVYTFATRKLQPMITSETGKALIQTCLNSPDSPRSDSAADQRMSATGFEETDITYQVTESDGSTEEKEVMKSAGSGVMNSTAQILTSSSVQSESSSTPFPAATCWSVSNGTLVKTSTSAAGVLQLPAGFTLVPGSHSAVMATSISGHVICPSAVMYANSASTLTDHTLAPDALPPMFLTSPNGTVQIPLSAVPLHSMLINQQNSSSTRTLTELRGVNMDSSKTE
- the LOC108270922 gene encoding serum response factor isoform X1 gives rise to the protein MELLPPGNQLSVSGSDADSDTAEEEEPGCVERGARQRRRTERETGASAPAIARTMVGGVAGAKPGKKTRGRVKIKMEFIDNKLRRYTTFSKRKTGIMKKAYELSTLTGTQVLLLVASETGHVYTFATRKLQPMITSETGKALIQTCLNSPDSPRSDSAADQRMSATGFEETDITYQVTESDGSTEEKEVMKSAGSGVMNSTAQILTSSSVQSESSSTPFPAATCWSVSNGTLVKTSTSAAGVLQLPAGFTLVPGAAVSQQLQSTESSEVQNFCSTVGSHSAVMATSISGHVICPSAVMYANSASTLTDHTLAPDALPPMFLTSPNGTVQIPLSAVPLHSMLINQQNSSSTRTLTELRGVNMDSSKTE